From Hippoglossus stenolepis isolate QCI-W04-F060 chromosome 6, HSTE1.2, whole genome shotgun sequence, a single genomic window includes:
- the LOC118110562 gene encoding LOW QUALITY PROTEIN: constitutive coactivator of PPAR-gamma-like protein 2 (The sequence of the model RefSeq protein was modified relative to this genomic sequence to represent the inferred CDS: inserted 1 base in 1 codon): MGVQGFQEYLEKRCPGAAVPVDLLKLARSAARQPPHHHHPHHHPHHPGPMPPPPPPARILIDADSGLQRLYGGYQTDWVCGGEWNAMLGYLAALSQACLYQGGLELVVVFNGTLGKERWPEWARRAQGQRQTAQLIVNHVGSKATPPPRAWFLPPACLSHCVRLAMFRFRVRVVQTLEDHHQEVLSLYRDYAFAGLIAQDSEFALCNVPAYFSSHALKLSWNGKNLTTHQYLLSEAARQLGLKTQHLPCFAALLGNHILPDEDLAAFHWSLLGPEHPLASLKVRAHQLVLPPCEVVIKAVSEYVSSIKDLGNLDAIARDVFKQSQSRMEDKVERFKKAVEYFSAASKPRSPSMGPSAFILPGFGPAPFGGPPGHMGPMQPGKNQFPPPQVPGFKPPYQNAPYGPGPTPLFQNPPPPSQDCNDSLTGKMGFTDWSAPYDSTQVGSRLPNHHTGNQSGPSPSPSSSSDGDEPNDSNANHLTDKPSRWDDSAGRGGSASGNGSQGNGSGSNIPSLLSMATRSHMDITTPPLPQVSAEVLRVAEHRHRRGLMYPQIYHILTKGEMKMPVCIEDECNSELPPASLLFRAARQYAYGVLFSLAETHRRLERLAIRKRAPLEVPPVIVKEWSSGKAKSALTPELVPALCFREWTCPNLRRLWLGRASEDRSRRTRAFLACLRSDCPALLNPAQVPQHLLLMCCVLRYLMQWPGGRILQRHELDAFLAQAVSSQLYEPDQLQELKVEKVDARGVQLAALFMAGVDTALFINDVCGQPLPWEHCCPWGFFDGKLFQSKLARASRDRAALLDMCEGQEELVSKVEKMRQAILEGINLSRPPPPPPLPPPAFLXPAMVPPFYPMPPLYPPRPMGGMPPHHHPHHPAQHRPRAFPGIQSIPPQGGKLEIAGMVVGQWAGNKPLRGRGGFNMQVVSVGAGKGRGKEIPAKLRGGKKAPANRTQMSSSPPASSPPKPSEEAGSTSEVAIQQLNGSSAASAIGQSLELAPLAQPIPCALASRDNQSEGVEVEAPCCLDDCPSDGALQKEE, encoded by the exons ATGGGAGTGCAGGGTTTTCAAGAGTATTTAGAGAAGCGGTGTCCCGGGGCCGCGGTCCCGGTGGACCTCCTGAAGCTCGCCCGTTCCGCGGCCCGCCAGCCCCCTCACCACCATCATCCACACCACCACCCACATCACCCCGGGCCCATGCCTCCCCCGCCCCCGCCTGCAAGGATCCTGATCGACGCGGACTCCGGCCTGCAGCGCCTCTACGGCGGTTACCAGACGGACTGGGTGTGCGGGGGCGAGTGGAACGCCATGCTGGGCTACCTGGCTGCCCTGTCACAGGCCTGCCTGTACCAGGGTGGCCTGGAGCTCGTCGTGGTTTTCAATGGCACACTGGGGAAGGAGCGCTGGCCCGAGTGGGCGCGGCGAGCTCAGGGCCAGAGACAGACGGCGCAGCTGATCGTCAACCACGTCGGCAGCAAGGCCACCCCGCCTCCCCGGGCATGGTTCCTACCCCCGGCCTGCCTCAGCCACTGCGTCCGCCTGGCCATGTTCCGCTTCCGAGTGCGG GTTGTACAGACTTTGGAGGACCACCACCAGGAGGTGCTGTCTCTCTACAGAGACTATGCATTTGCTGGTCTGATTGCTCAGGATTCTGAGTTTGCCCTCTGCAACGTTCCTGCCTACTTCTCCTCGCACGCGCTCAAACTGAGCTGGAACGGCAAAAACCTGACCACACACCAGTACCTGCTGTCTGAGGCCGCCAGGCAGCTGGGGCTGAAGACGCAGCACCTGCCCTGCTTTGCTGCTCTGCTGG GAAATCATATTCTGCCCGATGAGGACCTGGCTGCCTTCCACTGGAGTCTGCTGGGACCAGAACACCCACTAGCTTCTCTCAAG GTGCGAGCTCATCAGTTGGTGCTGCCGCCCTGTGAGGTGGTGATCAAGGCGGTCTCAGAGTACGTTTCCTCCATCAAGGACCTGGGAAACCTCGACGCCATCGCCAGAGATGTCTTCAAACAGTCACAG TCTCGTATGGAGGACAAGGTGGAGCGATTTAAGAAAGCTGTGGAGTATTTCTCAGCTGCCTCAAAACCACGTTCACCCAGTATGGGGCCCTCTGCTTTCATCT TACCTGGGTTTGGACCCGCTCCGTTTGGGGGACCACCTGGCCACATGGGACCGATGCAGCCTGGAAAGAATCAG TTCCCTCCTCCCCAGGTTCCAGGATTCAAACCACCCTATCAAAATGCTCCATATGGACCTGGCCCCACCCCCCTGTTCCAAAACCCGCCTCCACCGTCTCAAGACTGCAACGACTCGTTGACGGGCAAGATGGGATTCACTGACTGGTCAGCTCCCTATGATTCCACTCAGGTGGGAAGTCGATTACCCAATCATCACACGGGCAATCAATCTGGGCCGTCTCCGTCGCCTTCCTCGTCATCAGATGGAGATGAGCCCAATGACAGCAACGCAAA CCATTTGACAGACAAACCCTCACGGTGGGATGATTCTGCTGGAAGGGGGGGCTCAGCCTCTGGGAATGGTTCTCAAGGCAATGGGAGCGGATCAAACATTCCGTCACTTCTGTCTATGGCGACGCGGAGTCACATGGACATAACCACACCCCCTCTGCCTCAG gTCAGTGCTGAGGTTCTTCGTGTagctgaacacagacacagaagagGATTGATGTACCCACAGATTTACCACATATTGACCAAG GGAGAGATGAAGATGCCAGTGTGTATAGAAGATGAGTGTAACTCTGAGCTGCCTCCTGCCTCGCTGCTATTCCGTGCTGCCAGACAGTATGCCTACGGCGTCCTCTTCAGTCTGGCCGAAACACACCGCCGCCTGGAGAGGCTTGCAATCCGAAAGAGGGCTCCCCTGGAAG TTCCTCCTGTGATTGTCAAAGAGTGGAGTAGTGGTAAGGCTAAGTCTGCCCTGACTCCAGAGCTGGTTCCGGCCCTTTGTTTCCGGGAGTGGACCTGCCCCAACCTGCGGCGTCTGTGGTTGGGTCGGGCCAGTGAGGACCGCTCCAGGAGAACTAGGGCCTTCCTGGCCTGCCTTCGCTCCGACTGCCCAGCGTTACTCAACCCAGCACAGGTTCCACAGCATCTGCTGCTCATGTGCTGCGTGCTCAG GTATTTGATGCAGTGGCCTGGAGGAAGGATCCTGCAGAGACATGAGCTTGATGCCTTCCTGGCCCAGGCCGTTTCTAGCCAGCTCTATGAACCCGACCAGCTACAGGAGCTGAAG gTGGAGAAGGTGGATGCCCGTGGTGTGCAGCTGGCTGCTCTCTTTATGGCCGGCGTTGACACAGCGCTTTTCATCAATGACGTGTGTGGCCAACCGTTGCCGTGGGAACACTGTTGTCCCTGGGGCTTCTTTGATGGAAAACTGTTTCAGAGCAAACTGGCCCGGGCCTCCCGCGACCGGGCCGCCCTGCTGGACATGTGTGAGGGGCAg gaggagctggtgtccAAGGTGGAGAAGATGCGTCAGGCGATCCTTGAGGGCATCAACCTGTCccgtccccctcctccccctcctctcccacccCCTGCCTTCC CCCCTGCTATGGTACCCCCATTCTACCCCATGCCTCCTCTCTACCCGCCTCGCCCCATGGGTGGAATGCCCCCACATCATCACCCACATCACCCCGCCCAGCACAGACCGAGAGCCTTCCCAG gtaTTCAGTCCATCCCCCCTCAGGGTGGAAAACTGGAGATAGCTGGGATGGTGGTGGGACAGTGGGCCGGGAACAAACCACTACGTGGGAGAGGAGGCTTCAACATGCAGGTGGTTTCAGTCGGAGCAGGGAAAGG GAGAGGTAAAGAGATTCCAGCTAAACTAAGGGGAGGGAAAAAGGCACCTGCCAACAGAACACAG ATGTCATCGTCCCCCCCAGCCAGCAGCCCCCCAAAGCCCTCAGAGGAGGCAGGCTCCACGTCAGAGGTCGCAATACAGCAGCTGAACGGCAGCTCAGCGGCCTCCGCCATTGGCCAATCCTTGGAGCTGGCCCCCCTGGCCCAGCCAATCCCTTGTGCCTTAGCCAGCAGAGACAACCAATCAGAGGGGGTGGAAGTGGAGGCCCCCTGTTGCCTTGACGACTGCCCGTCAGACGGAGCACTACAGAAGGAGGAGTGA